The Natronosalvus caseinilyticus genome includes a region encoding these proteins:
- a CDS encoding VirB4 family type IV secretion system protein, whose product MGRFDRFRSWLPVGSSEPSIDDIDDETFDRAAEVLEANGDDLTKENIRKQARYLLEVEDVDDGELRLGVIQDETEQSLADRDVIAPRQLQEVSNLFESGYMVRNDQFVRTLTIHGYPERVPLGWLEDLYTTNDHVRVTQHIRPRDTGSVLRKLQKRLTQLRARLHKKYEKNQTNTHEAEADRDMVKELIWDIILGETKLFDFAIYIEVIADTKQELDDATERVIETVGAANAKAVTLEKRQIESQDALAPLGDDPIKATQLMQETAVGTMFPFIEPAVADPEGVFYGFDGTNTPVLLDRYRLSSYSKAIAGKMGSGKTFAEKHEMYHRLMMDPEIEMLVLDPLGDFVDFANDLGGQVIRFGGQNTVNPLEIRRGIDDVADDPFKKKFRSVMELFRTHFSAVADQSLSKEQEGILRRAVRLAYLKYGITPNPATHENTSPTIQDVLEILHALTDGDQPSEFLELHEDADEERVWPEIEQLETRFREADEKYAYQLLLGLEAFQHGGENDNLNGRTNVELDNRLVVIDMSMFADTGQAPLFMHVMFDWIYQRAQSSDRRTQVTIDEAHYLLRRAATTDMIDLFIRHSRHFNTAITLISQTVDEFIAKSDKKSEEAVEKARNVYNLCDIKQIFHHESVSNAMIDFHGLTPSEQNFIATAQTGEDGGYSECLLAVNDWTKSLALHVNDYEIHVLDDDLDPWKYLVDQRYIDAGDVEYLAQEGRVDDYEIPDSLLEEAGVPTAPQEADD is encoded by the coding sequence ACGAAGGAGAATATCCGCAAGCAGGCCAGGTACTTGCTCGAAGTCGAGGACGTCGACGACGGCGAGCTCCGGCTTGGCGTCATTCAGGACGAAACCGAACAGTCGCTGGCCGACCGTGACGTCATCGCTCCGCGTCAACTCCAGGAGGTTTCGAACCTCTTCGAGTCGGGCTACATGGTTCGCAACGACCAGTTCGTCCGCACCCTGACCATCCACGGCTATCCCGAGCGAGTTCCACTGGGATGGCTTGAGGATCTGTACACGACGAACGACCACGTCCGCGTCACCCAGCATATCAGGCCCCGCGATACGGGATCGGTTCTCCGCAAGCTCCAGAAACGCCTCACCCAGTTGCGAGCCCGACTGCACAAGAAATACGAGAAGAATCAGACCAACACTCACGAAGCCGAGGCTGACCGCGACATGGTCAAAGAGCTCATCTGGGACATTATCCTCGGTGAGACGAAACTCTTCGACTTCGCGATCTACATCGAGGTCATTGCGGACACCAAGCAAGAACTCGATGATGCGACCGAACGCGTCATCGAAACGGTGGGTGCCGCAAATGCCAAAGCCGTCACGCTGGAGAAACGCCAGATCGAATCTCAGGACGCGCTGGCCCCACTGGGCGACGATCCGATTAAGGCGACCCAGCTCATGCAGGAGACGGCCGTCGGGACAATGTTCCCATTTATTGAGCCCGCTGTAGCTGACCCGGAGGGTGTCTTCTATGGCTTCGACGGGACCAACACGCCCGTTCTGTTGGATCGGTATCGGCTCTCGTCGTATTCGAAAGCGATTGCGGGGAAGATGGGATCGGGGAAGACGTTCGCGGAGAAGCACGAGATGTACCATCGCCTGATGATGGATCCCGAGATCGAAATGCTCGTCCTCGATCCGCTCGGGGACTTCGTCGACTTCGCGAACGACCTCGGTGGACAGGTCATCCGCTTCGGCGGGCAGAACACGGTCAATCCCCTCGAAATCCGGCGCGGCATCGACGACGTCGCGGACGACCCGTTCAAGAAGAAGTTCCGGTCGGTGATGGAGCTGTTCCGCACCCACTTTTCGGCAGTCGCCGACCAGTCGCTGAGCAAGGAACAGGAGGGCATCCTTCGCCGGGCTGTTCGGCTTGCCTATCTCAAATACGGAATTACCCCCAACCCGGCGACCCACGAGAATACGAGTCCGACGATACAGGACGTCCTCGAGATCCTGCACGCACTCACGGATGGCGACCAGCCGTCGGAGTTCCTCGAACTGCACGAGGATGCGGACGAGGAGCGCGTTTGGCCGGAGATCGAACAGCTCGAGACGCGGTTCAGAGAAGCCGACGAGAAATACGCCTACCAGCTCCTCCTCGGCCTTGAGGCGTTCCAGCACGGTGGCGAGAACGACAACCTGAACGGTCGCACGAACGTCGAACTCGACAATCGGCTGGTCGTCATCGACATGTCGATGTTCGCCGACACCGGGCAGGCGCCGCTGTTCATGCATGTGATGTTCGACTGGATCTATCAACGCGCCCAGAGCAGCGACCGACGAACGCAGGTCACCATTGACGAAGCCCACTACCTGCTACGGCGGGCGGCGACGACGGACATGATCGACCTGTTCATCCGCCACAGTCGCCACTTCAACACGGCGATCACACTCATCTCACAGACGGTCGACGAGTTTATCGCGAAGTCCGATAAGAAGTCCGAGGAAGCTGTCGAGAAGGCCCGGAATGTCTACAACCTCTGTGATATCAAGCAGATCTTCCACCACGAGTCGGTAAGTAACGCCATGATCGACTTCCACGGCCTCACGCCCTCCGAACAGAACTTCATCGCAACCGCCCAGACTGGCGAAGATGGCGGCTACTCGGAGTGTTTACTCGCCGTCAACGACTGGACGAAGTCGCTCGCTCTCCACGTGAACGACTACGAGATTCACGTGCTGGACGACGACCTCGATCCGTGGAAGTATCTCGTCGATCAGCGGTACATCGACGCCGGCGATGTCGAGTATCTCGCCCAGGAAGGGCGTGTCGACGACTACGAGATACCGGACTCGCTGCTCGAGGAGGCCGGTGTCCCGACCGCACCACAAGAGGCCGATGACTGA
- a CDS encoding ATP-binding protein yields MLTQGSDAPVRFYLGVEDEELLPTLESELQTAYPASYDIYEEAVDLQTELASYGSGGAENDLDESAEGGETAIGDGGDVSLSDRTPIAARWSGVGERSRDWMTPIKQYSHVQEEATRSGNPARAPLAAAVERLTEATAPTALQVLFTRYSSWQRAAEARKKQIETKHDGALQSARTSLADMVYGADQERIRDRRRGRDPPHVGESTRQTSSAASGEVASRQALIDQKGPSQTFLVNLRAVSVLPEDPGEATRAQAANNIETLANAFNHLDGYFYHLDGSPVSKSLTNIRDPAQKELSRLLNRSFNQSWMGNRRPQLVLNADELANFVAVPSGQTLTTEGSRGARGKERLRQPLPLPDPDRLEDFTGPGMAVGKPLRNRSEPLDEPVRIPPDLLTTSYIRAASTGSGKSTAVQAEMLSLHEHVDGPTVLLDGKGDGMAENYLHAHYAKYGQLTDVYYFNAPEMLPAVSFFDIRPALAMGRTREDAVQDKVEHFHEIMRLILGEERHEQAYVANEILTFLIKALFDQEYGQNAFSLEDLIQTVFRMSRDKTVPELCDANAHIEQSLIQKCQVDERQFQQTMGAAANRLDKLVEHEHLYQIFTHVPRWDAEAEAYVGNAFDFREFLDKDAVILLDLGEFRAESQHALTMILLSNLWDAVQGRRGGGRSLNGDGRQRGGVDDTIVNMIIEEAAAIATSSLVYEQFIPQGRAFGVSLGLILQYPEQVAQYSTSDRAYTEILNNVKTKLIGNIATDAKLAESMAHENLSPSEFRNRVSRLPAGEWIGQLPSPRFGQTGPAPFSLASLPIPDGHPESDAPLSADDRHLFEEQQIPQVMRRTQEECSLPGRISQFAREEVRDTLDEVGDDVDGEPAMASGSTAAAEAAAGGNPLETTFFGASSTSDDTSASADRETTTATNEGQTPSNEERTIGSAPMFGAVADESQDVEAGPQSSTPEPAGMATREKRNGNTADTSETTEASGGASLPEHVHHDVDADCYVCDLCGAEYTSSEDRKVSACCQFASKDDVFVAARRARSTAESSSELFTRLGKITEHAEAYGIEVTIQDFASLDASAAEAATAPTSGTEASSEPEQDPTPDSSPSTRFQEATATIPDETLREEGVTRDEAAFLGLVLDAMNHQLEEYSLTESMTVLEEPFSNLDVETLIQKGFLEEHRSFRQKYYTVLPAGREFLDRSLEANPGVGDLGEKTPHKAGVVFLEAWLTQQDDVGRTEIYYQHRDDTVFDVAGFDTTDNLTWVGEVETPSNNPEALLADYEKLANVDAAAVWACEDKAFILDAIEILTDAGKVDFSLSSTQRRTISSLRAAIGEYDDPGMMALHTFRSLEAEVSE; encoded by the coding sequence GTGCTCACGCAGGGGAGCGACGCGCCGGTCCGGTTCTATCTCGGCGTCGAAGACGAGGAACTGCTCCCCACGCTCGAGTCCGAGCTGCAGACTGCGTATCCAGCGAGCTACGATATCTACGAGGAAGCCGTCGATCTCCAAACCGAACTCGCCAGCTACGGGAGTGGCGGTGCTGAGAACGACCTGGACGAGAGTGCTGAGGGAGGCGAGACGGCTATCGGCGATGGGGGCGACGTCTCACTCTCCGATCGGACACCAATTGCTGCCCGCTGGAGCGGCGTCGGTGAGCGAAGCCGCGACTGGATGACGCCGATCAAGCAGTACTCGCACGTCCAGGAGGAGGCCACTCGCTCGGGCAATCCAGCACGGGCACCACTTGCGGCGGCCGTCGAACGGCTCACGGAGGCCACGGCACCTACTGCGTTACAAGTCTTGTTTACTCGGTATAGCAGTTGGCAGCGAGCGGCTGAAGCCCGGAAAAAGCAGATCGAGACCAAACACGATGGTGCCCTCCAGTCTGCGCGAACCAGTCTCGCCGATATGGTCTACGGCGCCGATCAGGAGCGCATTCGCGATCGCCGACGTGGTCGTGACCCACCACACGTCGGCGAGAGTACCCGGCAGACGTCGAGTGCAGCCAGTGGGGAGGTCGCATCCAGACAGGCGCTCATCGACCAGAAAGGCCCCTCACAAACATTTCTCGTAAACCTCCGCGCTGTTTCCGTCCTTCCTGAGGACCCGGGGGAAGCAACGAGGGCGCAGGCGGCAAACAACATTGAAACCCTCGCGAACGCGTTCAACCACCTCGACGGCTACTTCTACCACCTTGACGGCAGCCCCGTCTCGAAGAGCCTGACGAACATTCGGGACCCGGCTCAGAAGGAGTTGAGTCGACTGCTGAACCGATCGTTCAACCAGTCCTGGATGGGGAATCGTCGGCCACAGCTCGTGTTGAACGCGGATGAACTCGCGAATTTTGTGGCCGTCCCGAGTGGCCAGACGCTGACCACTGAGGGCTCGCGTGGCGCCCGTGGGAAGGAACGACTCCGCCAGCCGCTTCCATTACCCGATCCGGATCGCCTCGAGGATTTCACTGGTCCAGGTATGGCGGTCGGGAAGCCACTCCGAAATCGGAGCGAACCCCTGGACGAGCCAGTTCGGATTCCACCGGATCTCTTGACCACGAGCTACATTCGGGCAGCGTCGACGGGAAGTGGGAAGTCAACAGCCGTACAGGCCGAGATGCTCTCTCTTCACGAGCACGTCGACGGCCCCACCGTTCTCCTCGACGGAAAGGGTGACGGGATGGCCGAGAACTATCTCCACGCTCACTACGCGAAATACGGGCAGCTGACCGACGTCTACTACTTCAACGCGCCAGAGATGCTGCCGGCCGTCTCCTTTTTCGATATTCGCCCGGCGCTCGCGATGGGTCGAACTCGTGAGGACGCCGTTCAGGACAAGGTCGAGCACTTCCACGAGATTATGCGATTGATTCTCGGCGAGGAACGCCACGAACAGGCGTACGTCGCTAATGAAATCCTCACGTTCCTCATCAAGGCGCTGTTCGATCAGGAATACGGCCAGAACGCGTTCAGCCTCGAGGACTTGATTCAGACGGTCTTCCGGATGAGCCGGGACAAAACAGTGCCCGAACTCTGCGACGCGAACGCGCATATTGAGCAGTCACTGATCCAGAAGTGCCAGGTCGACGAGCGCCAGTTCCAGCAGACGATGGGTGCGGCAGCGAATCGCCTCGACAAACTCGTCGAGCACGAGCACCTCTACCAGATATTCACTCACGTCCCTCGGTGGGATGCAGAGGCTGAGGCGTACGTCGGGAACGCGTTCGATTTCCGGGAGTTCCTCGACAAGGACGCCGTCATCCTGCTCGATCTGGGTGAGTTCCGCGCCGAATCCCAGCATGCCCTGACGATGATCCTGTTGAGCAATCTCTGGGACGCCGTGCAAGGTCGCCGTGGTGGTGGGCGATCGTTGAATGGCGATGGTCGTCAACGCGGAGGTGTCGACGATACGATTGTGAACATGATCATCGAGGAGGCCGCAGCGATCGCGACGTCCTCGCTGGTCTACGAGCAGTTCATTCCCCAAGGACGGGCCTTCGGTGTGAGTCTCGGTCTAATCCTCCAGTACCCTGAGCAAGTGGCGCAGTACAGCACATCCGATCGAGCGTACACAGAGATTCTGAACAACGTCAAGACGAAGCTCATCGGGAATATCGCCACCGACGCGAAACTCGCGGAGTCGATGGCTCACGAGAATTTGAGTCCGTCCGAGTTTCGCAATCGCGTGAGTCGTCTGCCAGCCGGTGAGTGGATCGGTCAGTTACCGAGCCCCCGCTTTGGGCAAACGGGCCCGGCGCCGTTCTCGCTCGCGTCACTGCCGATTCCCGACGGCCACCCCGAGAGCGATGCGCCATTGTCGGCCGACGACCGACATCTCTTCGAGGAACAGCAAATTCCCCAGGTGATGCGGCGAACCCAAGAGGAGTGTAGTCTTCCAGGCCGGATAAGTCAGTTTGCCCGCGAGGAGGTTCGGGATACGTTAGACGAGGTAGGCGATGACGTCGACGGAGAGCCTGCGATGGCGAGCGGAAGTACAGCCGCCGCTGAAGCGGCTGCCGGTGGTAACCCATTGGAGACCACCTTCTTCGGTGCAAGTAGCACGAGCGACGACACAAGCGCGTCTGCGGACCGCGAGACAACGACCGCAACGAACGAGGGCCAAACGCCATCAAATGAGGAGCGCACCATCGGTAGTGCGCCCATGTTCGGCGCAGTTGCCGACGAGTCACAGGATGTCGAGGCAGGCCCACAGTCTTCGACTCCAGAGCCGGCAGGTATGGCAACTCGAGAAAAACGGAACGGCAATACAGCGGATACGTCGGAGACGACGGAAGCATCGGGTGGGGCGTCATTGCCCGAACACGTCCACCATGACGTGGATGCCGATTGTTACGTCTGTGACCTCTGTGGAGCCGAGTATACCTCGTCCGAGGACCGGAAGGTCAGTGCGTGCTGTCAGTTTGCGTCAAAAGACGACGTCTTCGTCGCAGCTCGCCGAGCGCGGTCCACCGCCGAGAGCTCCAGCGAACTGTTCACGCGACTCGGGAAAATCACCGAACACGCCGAGGCGTACGGTATCGAGGTGACGATCCAGGACTTCGCGTCGTTGGATGCGTCCGCTGCCGAGGCTGCCACAGCTCCCACCAGCGGGACAGAAGCATCATCTGAACCAGAGCAGGACCCGACCCCCGACAGCTCACCCTCGACTCGGTTTCAAGAGGCGACAGCGACCATTCCGGATGAGACGCTCCGCGAAGAAGGTGTCACACGTGATGAGGCGGCATTCCTCGGTCTCGTGCTGGATGCGATGAACCACCAGCTCGAGGAGTATTCGCTCACGGAGAGTATGACTGTGCTCGAAGAGCCCTTCTCCAATCTTGACGTCGAGACGCTCATACAGAAAGGGTTCCTCGAAGAACACCGCTCGTTCCGCCAGAAGTACTACACTGTGTTACCGGCTGGCCGTGAGTTTCTGGATCGCTCGCTTGAGGCCAATCCGGGCGTCGGCGATCTCGGTGAGAAAACCCCACACAAAGCTGGCGTCGTCTTCCTTGAAGCCTGGCTCACCCAACAGGACGACGTCGGTCGAACGGAGATCTACTATCAGCATAGGGACGACACAGTCTTCGACGTCGCTGGCTTCGATACCACAGACAACCTCACCTGGGTTGGCGAAGTGGAAACGCCGAGCAATAATCCCGAGGCGCTGCTCGCAGACTACGAGAAGCTTGCGAACGTCGACGCGGCTGCTGTCTGGGCCTGTGAAGATAAGGCGTTCATTCTGGACGCGATCGAGATACTCACCGACGCCGGGAAAGTCGATTTCTCGCTGAGTTCGACCCAGCGGCGGACGATTAGCTCACTTCGTGCAGCAATCGGCGAGTATGACGACCCAGGGATGATGGCCCTCCACACGTTCCGAAGTCTCGAAGCGGAGGTGTCGGAGTAA
- a CDS encoding DNA primase yields the protein MTLSWRETTREELHTYYTETFPEYVDALPSFVTVDGPKQYAIAFREAYPTRKQNAPNRSFIRRDTWHTSGSGDRAVQQFGSMEDLIEFIQYPAQHDPAQGSAYALADPDLLDRPEPCPDAVYYALDHWERPWVLAIDIDAKDIAAQRASRETTAGEPTDDAETEPLRTAGILDSPPEGYPYAFDDIEQALEYGFVVQEIFEDDFAAEETMAVYSGQGCHVYLLDTDREHHYDEQSREVINDLLLDEYEIPIDPVVTADRRRVMRLPYSLHADVSRIVQPIDDPGFDFRTEATPDFLDS from the coding sequence ATGACCCTCTCTTGGCGAGAGACAACACGAGAGGAACTGCATACCTACTACACGGAGACGTTTCCCGAGTACGTCGACGCACTGCCGTCATTCGTTACCGTCGATGGGCCAAAGCAGTACGCCATCGCGTTTCGTGAGGCATACCCAACTCGGAAACAGAACGCTCCCAATCGGTCGTTCATCCGTCGTGATACGTGGCACACGAGCGGATCAGGCGACCGGGCAGTACAGCAGTTCGGCTCAATGGAGGACCTCATCGAGTTCATCCAGTACCCCGCACAGCACGACCCTGCACAGGGAAGTGCCTACGCACTCGCCGATCCGGACCTCCTGGATCGTCCGGAGCCATGCCCCGACGCGGTCTACTATGCGCTCGATCACTGGGAGCGACCGTGGGTGCTCGCAATCGATATCGACGCGAAAGACATCGCCGCACAGCGCGCTTCCCGTGAAACCACCGCTGGTGAACCGACCGACGATGCCGAGACTGAGCCGCTTCGAACCGCCGGGATTCTCGACAGCCCGCCTGAGGGCTATCCCTACGCGTTCGACGATATCGAGCAGGCCCTCGAGTACGGCTTTGTCGTCCAAGAGATCTTCGAGGACGACTTCGCAGCTGAGGAAACGATGGCCGTCTACTCGGGACAGGGCTGTCACGTCTATCTGCTCGATACGGATCGCGAACACCACTACGACGAGCAATCCCGCGAGGTCATCAACGACCTGCTCCTCGACGAATATGAGATCCCCATTGATCCGGTGGTCACCGCCGACCGGCGTCGCGTGATGCGGTTGCCGTACTCACTACACGCTGATGTCTCGCGAATCGTTCAGCCCATCGACGACCCGGGATTCGACTTCCGAACCGAGGCGACGCCCGACTTCCTTGACTCATGA
- a CDS encoding primase-associated protein, which translates to MSRDTPTDDEYTAYRIAALPREEGEFQLTQLFERGYQRWTVDGEQQTEKMLADIERFTTEAFAPSTRKEAAERPYVDDPGTLAVLTTLGAICIMDHPKLEDTPPRHLALLGDLRELYVNNIGSLVREYEDWSLHQEIAETLYAKAPGEDGVHPGRVCTDITTRPEFGEGYCLEIPLVAASRKCLARTNSDEGKQGEIQAHVADNNLYVPVSDFMAKYREYAEDAFGRLLAVQEEVLTAEQRSWLIANESAITERIDRFFQAGQTHRVWENWSRQKRDIRTIINAVKATDADTAQLDEPQTARDLYEALEAYEPNRTWEQRACDSFLTPRSLGNTLTAMQNHESVSVEHKWENRYTLTEYSDGARPIHVDTLENLFELPCMAAMDDRLQEKKPVRKDLFNLVRMAWWLPQYRDTSKDEFISDVKDLFSRWPWYDEEVTQYQIRYELDNDIGGEIPLPMNCANDDIQRYCIGRDQCPYSIYGSLPFPEEMYEQIDAQSKHSPQ; encoded by the coding sequence ATGAGCCGAGACACACCCACAGACGACGAGTACACGGCGTATCGAATCGCGGCACTCCCCCGGGAGGAAGGCGAGTTCCAACTCACACAGCTATTCGAGCGTGGGTATCAGCGGTGGACGGTCGATGGCGAGCAGCAGACGGAGAAGATGCTTGCAGATATCGAGCGGTTCACCACCGAAGCGTTCGCGCCGAGCACGCGAAAGGAAGCCGCCGAACGCCCCTATGTTGATGATCCAGGCACGCTGGCTGTCCTTACGACGCTCGGAGCTATCTGTATCATGGATCATCCGAAACTCGAGGATACACCACCCCGTCATCTCGCTCTCCTCGGTGATCTTCGCGAACTCTACGTCAACAATATCGGGTCGCTCGTTCGCGAGTACGAGGACTGGTCGCTCCACCAGGAGATCGCCGAAACGCTCTACGCGAAAGCGCCCGGCGAGGACGGTGTCCACCCAGGACGTGTCTGTACGGACATCACGACTCGTCCCGAGTTTGGCGAGGGGTACTGTCTCGAAATCCCACTCGTCGCCGCCTCACGGAAATGTCTGGCACGTACGAATAGCGACGAGGGGAAGCAGGGCGAAATCCAGGCCCATGTCGCGGACAATAATCTATACGTTCCCGTCTCGGATTTCATGGCAAAGTACCGTGAGTACGCAGAGGACGCGTTCGGACGTCTGCTCGCGGTTCAAGAAGAGGTGTTGACGGCGGAACAGCGGAGCTGGCTCATCGCGAACGAATCCGCGATTACGGAGCGCATTGACCGCTTTTTCCAGGCCGGACAGACCCACCGCGTGTGGGAGAATTGGAGTCGGCAGAAGCGTGATATCCGGACGATCATTAACGCCGTCAAAGCCACGGACGCCGACACTGCACAGCTTGATGAGCCTCAGACAGCCCGAGATTTATACGAGGCGCTGGAGGCGTACGAGCCTAACCGGACGTGGGAACAGCGTGCCTGTGACTCCTTTTTAACGCCACGGAGTCTGGGGAACACCCTGACTGCGATGCAGAATCACGAGAGTGTCTCTGTCGAACACAAGTGGGAGAATCGCTATACACTCACCGAGTACAGCGATGGGGCACGCCCTATACACGTCGACACTCTCGAGAATCTGTTCGAACTGCCCTGTATGGCGGCAATGGACGACCGCCTCCAGGAGAAGAAGCCCGTCCGAAAGGATCTGTTCAATCTGGTACGCATGGCATGGTGGCTTCCCCAGTATCGAGACACAAGTAAAGACGAATTCATCAGCGACGTGAAAGACCTGTTCTCGCGGTGGCCCTGGTATGACGAGGAGGTGACCCAGTACCAGATTCGCTACGAGCTCGACAACGACATCGGCGGTGAAATCCCCCTCCCAATGAATTGTGCGAATGATGATATTCAGCGGTACTGCATCGGGCGCGACCAGTGCCCCTACTCGATATATGGGAGCCTTCCGTTCCCAGAAGAGATGTACGAGCAGATCGACGCTCAGTCGAAACACTCGCCGCAGTAG
- a CDS encoding DUF7342 family protein has product MSETDATDGPPPFEDVFASDDVEQRIYGTILQTREPTTASAIADTANCDPKTARKYLGWFDDLGIVTRHDGHPATYERNDAYFEWRRINQLAADHSVEDLQERVRELTTRITEYEATYDAASPAAVDAVAAAEGSDERTIDDVYSDLADWTTARKERERYERARQQCVGADGEQASG; this is encoded by the coding sequence ATGTCCGAAACAGACGCCACCGATGGACCTCCCCCATTCGAGGACGTGTTCGCCAGCGACGACGTCGAACAGCGCATCTACGGCACCATCCTCCAAACCCGTGAGCCAACGACAGCGAGTGCGATCGCCGACACCGCCAACTGTGATCCCAAGACGGCCCGGAAGTATCTGGGATGGTTCGATGATCTGGGGATCGTCACCCGGCACGATGGCCATCCGGCCACCTACGAACGGAATGACGCGTATTTTGAGTGGCGACGCATCAACCAGCTCGCAGCCGACCATTCCGTCGAGGACCTGCAGGAACGCGTTCGTGAGCTGACGACGCGCATCACCGAGTACGAGGCGACGTACGACGCCGCGTCACCGGCCGCAGTCGACGCCGTCGCCGCCGCGGAGGGCAGCGACGAGCGGACCATCGACGACGTGTACAGCGACCTCGCCGATTGGACGACCGCCCGCAAGGAGCGCGAGCGCTACGAACGCGCCCGCCAGCAATGTGTCGGCGCCGACGGCGAACAAGCCTCCGGGTAA
- a CDS encoding DUF7342 family protein, with protein MDNWTETMTARDRIEAVALTLREPRSVNWIKEQAEVGSWETTKSQLEYLTDAGQLTTVEIDGDTRYKIDPMRAYLDHIQELVVENTKDELRDELEAIASEISEWKREYDVDSLQGLEASLGEEFPPEEVRDRRKVITYWEENKHHRQLLTNALGLYDDLSAQDYGSNSSNPQHAD; from the coding sequence ATGGATAACTGGACTGAAACGATGACTGCTCGAGATCGGATCGAAGCCGTTGCCCTCACGCTCCGTGAGCCGAGGTCGGTCAACTGGATCAAAGAGCAAGCAGAGGTTGGTTCCTGGGAAACAACGAAATCCCAACTCGAATACCTTACTGATGCAGGCCAGCTTACGACCGTCGAGATAGACGGCGATACGCGCTACAAGATCGATCCAATGCGAGCGTACCTTGATCATATCCAAGAGCTTGTCGTCGAGAATACGAAAGACGAGCTTCGAGACGAACTGGAGGCAATCGCCTCAGAAATTTCGGAGTGGAAGCGCGAATACGATGTTGATTCACTGCAAGGACTCGAGGCATCGCTTGGGGAAGAGTTCCCTCCAGAAGAGGTCCGGGACCGACGAAAGGTGATCACCTACTGGGAGGAAAATAAGCACCATCGCCAGCTACTCACCAACGCACTTGGGCTATACGACGATCTTTCGGCGCAGGATTACGGTTCAAATTCAAGCAACCCTCAGCACGCCGATTGA
- a CDS encoding DUF7558 family protein translates to MQQTLSGCAFCDALPGSERGAAFTWGKDERVSHPICVDCAVQKHPDPGERDHHACDSCGLVVETLTALTRFRVELGHLEGPLQLCARCSPGGPATYWTRDFETHVVDE, encoded by the coding sequence ATGCAGCAGACGCTTTCGGGATGTGCGTTCTGCGATGCGCTTCCCGGGTCGGAGCGTGGCGCCGCCTTCACCTGGGGTAAAGACGAGCGAGTTTCGCATCCGATCTGTGTTGACTGTGCCGTCCAGAAGCATCCTGATCCCGGCGAGCGTGATCATCACGCCTGTGATAGCTGTGGACTCGTCGTCGAAACGCTCACTGCACTCACGCGATTTCGTGTCGAACTCGGGCATCTCGAAGGGCCCTTGCAGCTGTGTGCTCGCTGTAGCCCCGGTGGCCCCGCGACGTATTGGACACGGGACTTCGAGACACATGTCGTCGATGAATAG
- a CDS encoding MarR family transcriptional regulator, with translation MPIDIETFESSPEDRLQHSGETNADRVMRFLAAHPDQAFTQSEIRDATDVKAGSISVVLSRLEDRGLVRHKGNYWALGEDDDVAAHTNMLESTRAANDRFGEEDMDEWLEHAVDDEDEATE, from the coding sequence ATGCCCATCGACATCGAGACGTTCGAATCTTCCCCCGAGGATCGCCTCCAGCACTCCGGGGAGACGAACGCCGATCGCGTCATGCGGTTTCTCGCTGCCCATCCCGATCAGGCGTTCACCCAGAGCGAGATTCGAGATGCGACCGACGTCAAAGCGGGGAGCATCAGCGTCGTCCTCTCTCGACTCGAGGATCGGGGACTCGTCCGGCATAAGGGCAACTACTGGGCGCTCGGTGAAGATGACGACGTCGCGGCGCACACCAACATGCTCGAGAGTACGCGGGCGGCTAATGACCGCTTCGGCGAGGAAGACATGGACGAGTGGTTGGAGCACGCGGTCGACGACGAGGACGAGGCGACTGAATGA
- a CDS encoding type II toxin-antitoxin system PemK/MazF family toxin: MSYQRGDVVWGPDPFKSGENPRPWLILNNDTHPFGDEQYMTVTLTTTPHDETVPIEDSDWVEGGMPRQSYASPWSVASPKHAALIRRQGRLDESFVQTVIDELETYLDPPADAR, translated from the coding sequence ATGAGCTATCAACGCGGGGACGTCGTCTGGGGACCGGATCCGTTCAAGTCGGGTGAGAACCCGCGTCCGTGGCTGATCCTGAACAATGACACACACCCGTTCGGCGACGAACAGTATATGACGGTCACGCTGACGACAACGCCCCATGACGAAACGGTCCCAATCGAGGATTCCGACTGGGTAGAGGGCGGGATGCCACGCCAGAGCTACGCCTCGCCCTGGTCGGTTGCGTCACCGAAGCACGCTGCACTCATCCGTCGACAGGGTCGTCTCGATGAATCATTCGTCCAGACCGTCATCGACGAACTGGAGACGTATCTCGACCCGCCAGCCGACGCTCGATAG